The following are encoded in a window of Actinomycetota bacterium genomic DNA:
- a CDS encoding 3-hydroxybutyryl-CoA dehydrogenase: MQPGDVHKVGIIGAGIMGSGITEVVSRTGVDTVFVETDDERVARGRAAIERSMGRAVERGKLGAEERDETLDRIAGTTDLDEVSDADLVIEAATEDMETKLGLFRRLDELTRPDVVLASNTSSLPIIDLAMVTKRPERVVGMHFFNPPPIMRLLELVPSIRTAPDTMEFARAFGEHLGKVTVVSKDRAGFIVNFLLQPYLNSAIEMLDEGFATRDDIDNAVKLGLGHPMGPFELLDLIGLDTADYISNVLFDEFKDPLYASPTLLKRMISAGYLGRKSGKGFYEHEG, from the coding sequence ATGCAGCCAGGGGACGTCCACAAGGTCGGGATCATCGGGGCCGGCATCATGGGCTCCGGCATCACGGAGGTGGTGTCCCGCACCGGCGTGGATACGGTGTTCGTGGAGACCGACGACGAGCGCGTGGCCCGGGGCCGCGCCGCCATCGAGCGGTCCATGGGCCGGGCGGTGGAACGGGGCAAGCTGGGCGCCGAAGAGCGCGACGAGACGCTCGACCGGATCGCCGGGACCACCGACCTCGACGAGGTCTCCGACGCCGACCTGGTGATCGAGGCCGCCACGGAGGACATGGAGACCAAGCTCGGCCTGTTCCGGCGGCTCGACGAGCTGACCCGGCCCGACGTCGTGCTGGCCTCCAACACCTCGTCGCTTCCGATCATCGACCTGGCCATGGTGACCAAACGCCCCGAGCGGGTCGTCGGGATGCACTTCTTCAACCCGCCGCCGATCATGCGGCTGCTGGAGCTGGTGCCCTCGATCCGCACGGCCCCGGACACCATGGAGTTCGCCCGTGCCTTCGGCGAGCACCTCGGCAAGGTCACGGTGGTGTCGAAGGACCGGGCGGGGTTCATCGTGAACTTCCTGCTCCAGCCCTACCTGAACAGCGCCATCGAGATGCTGGACGAGGGGTTCGCCACCCGCGACGACATCGACAACGCCGTGAAGCTGGGCCTGGGCCACCCCATGGGGCCGTTCGAGCTGCTCGACCTCATCGGTCTGGACACCGCCGACTACATCTCGAACGTGCTGTTCGACGAGTTCAAGGACCCGCTGTACGCGTCGCCGACCCTGCTGAAGCGGATGATCTCCGCGGGGTACCTGGGCCGGAAGTCGGGCAAGGGCTTCTACGAGCACGAGGGCTGA
- a CDS encoding amidohydrolase family protein, with protein MPRAIDLHVHLPTEEWLGNAIGPHLEATEAYFRARVQRKSVDEVAQEYRERDILGVVLDWDDESVTGRAWLGNEWLAGLAERYPGALMGFGSVDPHSPHAVDEMHRAADLGLKGLKFHPTMQRFDPGDERFYQLWHHAQELGLICLFHTGTCGIAAGTPGAGGTRIRFSHPGFLDSVGADFPGLMLIAAHFGWPWFTECLAIALHKSNVFIELSGWAPKYLPPEVVREMGKRLNAQTMFGSDYPFISLDRWFAEFEELPLPADARRPILAGNAERLLGLSDGGG; from the coding sequence GTGCCGAGGGCCATCGACCTGCACGTCCACCTGCCCACCGAGGAGTGGCTGGGGAACGCCATCGGGCCGCACCTGGAGGCCACGGAGGCCTACTTCCGGGCCCGGGTCCAGCGCAAGAGCGTGGACGAGGTGGCGCAGGAATACCGGGAACGCGACATCCTGGGGGTGGTCCTGGACTGGGACGACGAGTCGGTGACCGGCCGGGCGTGGCTGGGGAACGAGTGGCTGGCCGGGCTGGCCGAGCGGTACCCCGGCGCGCTGATGGGGTTCGGGAGCGTCGATCCCCACAGCCCCCATGCGGTCGACGAGATGCACCGGGCCGCCGACCTCGGGCTGAAGGGGCTGAAGTTCCACCCCACCATGCAGCGGTTCGACCCGGGCGACGAGCGCTTCTACCAGCTGTGGCACCACGCGCAGGAGCTCGGGCTGATCTGCCTGTTCCACACCGGAACCTGCGGGATCGCCGCGGGGACGCCCGGCGCGGGGGGAACCAGGATCCGGTTCTCCCACCCGGGATTCCTGGACTCCGTGGGAGCGGATTTCCCGGGGTTGATGCTCATCGCAGCGCACTTCGGGTGGCCCTGGTTCACGGAGTGCCTGGCCATCGCCCTGCACAAGTCGAACGTGTTCATCGAGCTGTCGGGGTGGGCCCCGAAGTACCTGCCGCCGGAGGTGGTTCGGGAGATGGGCAAGCGCCTCAACGCCCAGACCATGTTCGGGAGCGACTACCCGTTCATCTCACTGGACCGGTGGTTCGCCGAGTTCGAGGAGCTGCCCTTGCCCGCCGACGCGCGCCGGCCCATCCTGGCCGGGAACGCCGAGCGGCTGCTGGGCCTCAGCGACGGCGGCGGGTGA
- a CDS encoding glycosyltransferase, which translates to MTPRKRVEFPERTKVSLVSTVHDAGTEIGEFLHSVAAQSRAPDEVIVVDGGSGDGTVEVLRAASGITLIEETGANIARGRNLGVRAAAHDVIAVSDGDCVLEPDWLERLMEPIERGADVSMGSYRPNVHGFLDACLAAVAVPEPSELREDRFMPSSRSVAFRRAAFEAAGGYPEWLDIGEDMYLDLRWRELGVDMRLAPDAVALWRPRPTLAEHARQYARYARGDAVAGMHPRRHAIRFAVYAGLVVAVASRRRSLLGLAAVAGAAYAARPVMRAARLLEDPTQRAAAIAFVPAVMALTDGAKMAGYLSGLTRRRR; encoded by the coding sequence GTGACGCCGAGGAAACGCGTGGAGTTCCCGGAGCGGACGAAAGTGTCCCTCGTCTCCACGGTCCACGACGCCGGAACCGAGATCGGGGAGTTCCTCCATTCTGTGGCGGCACAGAGCCGTGCACCCGACGAGGTGATCGTCGTGGACGGCGGCTCCGGGGACGGCACCGTCGAGGTCCTGCGGGCCGCCTCAGGCATCACGCTGATCGAGGAGACCGGGGCGAACATCGCCCGCGGGCGCAACCTCGGGGTCCGGGCGGCCGCCCATGACGTGATCGCGGTCTCCGACGGGGACTGCGTGCTGGAGCCCGATTGGCTGGAGCGCCTCATGGAGCCCATCGAGCGGGGCGCGGACGTTTCGATGGGTTCGTACCGGCCCAACGTGCACGGGTTCCTGGATGCCTGCCTGGCCGCGGTGGCCGTCCCCGAGCCGAGCGAGCTCCGGGAGGACCGGTTCATGCCCTCCTCCCGTTCCGTCGCGTTCCGGCGAGCGGCGTTCGAGGCCGCCGGCGGCTACCCCGAGTGGCTGGACATCGGCGAGGACATGTACCTGGACCTGCGGTGGCGGGAGCTCGGCGTGGACATGCGTCTGGCGCCGGACGCCGTGGCCCTGTGGAGGCCCCGGCCCACCCTGGCCGAGCACGCCCGCCAGTACGCCCGCTACGCGCGGGGAGACGCCGTCGCCGGCATGCATCCCCGGCGCCACGCCATCCGGTTCGCCGTGTACGCAGGGCTGGTCGTGGCGGTGGCGTCGAGGCGCCGGAGCCTGCTGGGGCTGGCCGCAGTGGCGGGGGCGGCGTACGCGGCCCGGCCGGTGATGCGCGCGGCCCGGCTGCTGGAGGACCCCACGCAGCGGGCGGCCGCCATCGCGTTCGTTCCGGCCGTCATGGCCCTGACCGACGGGGCCAAGATGGCCGGCTACCTGTCGGGGCTCACCCGCCGCCGTCGCTGA
- a CDS encoding glycosyltransferase family 4 protein, whose amino-acid sequence MTSVAFHVDPLFFQAPGGTGTYIRHLVPALVRQDPGLEVKLFHARFEEAVPERWMRSLWVEELPRGIRGLYPRWNLTGRPGLPSALASLDLVHAPSSVAVPPAAERQKLVVTVHDLAFLVVPHVFPPVWRYVFRIGLRAAVKRADAIIAVSRNTAEDLLSRTKVDPARVHVIPEAAAVPQEAGDPEETIARLKVPRPFLLFVGTLEPRKNLVRLIRAYRRAAASGLPHALVLAGPLGWRHQTLLREIALYGPGDVVLTGPLAPLELDALYRSAAAFVYPALYEGFGLPVLEAMARGVPTICSNTSSLPEVAGDAAVGVNPASVREIASAIEVLLTDPARMQRLSDRGRARAERFSWDETARLTLQVYEKALGR is encoded by the coding sequence GTGACGTCGGTCGCCTTCCACGTCGATCCGCTGTTCTTCCAGGCTCCCGGCGGCACCGGGACGTACATCCGCCACCTGGTCCCCGCGCTGGTCCGCCAGGACCCCGGCCTGGAGGTGAAGCTCTTCCACGCCCGGTTCGAGGAAGCGGTACCGGAGCGGTGGATGCGATCGCTGTGGGTCGAGGAGCTCCCCCGCGGCATCCGCGGCCTGTATCCCCGGTGGAACCTGACCGGCCGGCCGGGGCTGCCGTCCGCCCTGGCCTCGCTGGACCTCGTCCATGCCCCCAGCTCGGTGGCGGTGCCGCCGGCGGCGGAGCGACAGAAGCTCGTGGTGACCGTGCACGACCTGGCGTTCCTGGTGGTGCCCCACGTCTTCCCCCCGGTGTGGCGGTACGTGTTCCGGATCGGCCTGCGAGCCGCGGTCAAGCGGGCCGACGCGATCATCGCAGTGTCCCGGAACACCGCCGAGGACCTGCTGTCGCGGACCAAGGTGGACCCCGCCCGGGTGCACGTGATCCCGGAGGCCGCAGCCGTCCCCCAGGAGGCCGGCGACCCCGAGGAGACCATCGCCCGCCTGAAGGTCCCCCGTCCCTTCCTGCTGTTCGTGGGCACGCTGGAGCCCCGGAAGAACCTGGTCCGGCTGATCCGGGCGTACCGCCGGGCCGCCGCCTCCGGTCTCCCCCACGCGCTGGTCCTGGCCGGCCCCCTGGGATGGCGGCACCAGACCCTGCTGCGAGAGATCGCCCTGTACGGCCCCGGGGACGTCGTGCTGACGGGGCCGCTCGCCCCGCTCGAGCTGGACGCGCTGTACCGGTCCGCGGCAGCGTTCGTCTATCCCGCGCTGTACGAGGGGTTCGGCCTCCCCGTCCTGGAGGCCATGGCCCGGGGCGTCCCCACCATCTGCTCGAACACGTCGTCGCTCCCCGAGGTGGCGGGGGACGCCGCCGTCGGGGTGAACCCGGCCTCCGTTCGGGAGATCGCCTCGGCCATCGAGGTGCTGCTGACCGATCCGGCCCGCATGCAGCGGCTGTCCGACCGGGGGCGGGCCCGGGCGGAGCGGTTCTCCTGGGACGAGACGGCCCGGCTGACCCTCCAGGTCTACGAGAAGGCGCTGGGGCGGTGA
- a CDS encoding cupin domain-containing protein — MTIEPGAGDMGEDAVKTPEAVAGREDAVAAFEQEGCSAPRFWDNPPGDTYGRHSHDYHKALFCLEGSITFHLRSGDDELRAGDRLDLEPGVEHAATVGPDGVSCVEAAR, encoded by the coding sequence GTGACCATCGAGCCCGGGGCCGGCGACATGGGCGAGGACGCGGTGAAGACCCCCGAGGCGGTGGCAGGCCGCGAGGACGCGGTGGCCGCATTCGAGCAGGAAGGCTGCTCCGCGCCCCGGTTCTGGGACAACCCGCCGGGCGACACGTACGGCCGGCACTCCCACGACTACCACAAGGCGCTGTTCTGCCTGGAGGGATCGATCACGTTCCACCTCCGAAGCGGCGACGACGAACTCCGGGCCGGGGACCGGCTCGACCTGGAGCCGGGTGTCGAGCACGCCGCCACCGTCGGCCCGGACGGGGTGTCCTGTGTGGAGGCCGCCCGGTGA
- a CDS encoding sigma-70 family RNA polymerase sigma factor: MPSRSRRYRLGNANVTVASLVSRVNRREVELSEAQIREFLATDYARVVNAMALVSGSFPAAEDAVQEALGRAWEMTERGRHIESLTAWLTAVARNLLRDRFRRLLVERRARTRMPGAFPTEGAEAVERRADLERALAALPRRQREVAVFRYYLDLEVAEVAGALGIPEGTVKSALHRARASLARALREQDETVVEVGNDAS; encoded by the coding sequence GTGCCGTCCCGGTCCCGACGATACCGGCTCGGCAACGCGAACGTGACCGTGGCCTCGCTCGTCTCTAGGGTGAACCGACGGGAGGTCGAGCTGAGCGAGGCGCAGATCCGGGAGTTCCTGGCCACCGATTACGCCCGCGTGGTGAACGCCATGGCGCTGGTGTCGGGAAGCTTCCCGGCGGCGGAGGACGCCGTGCAGGAAGCCCTGGGACGGGCGTGGGAGATGACCGAGCGGGGCCGCCACATCGAGTCGCTCACGGCGTGGCTGACGGCGGTGGCCCGGAACCTGCTGCGGGACCGGTTCCGCCGCCTGCTGGTGGAGCGCCGGGCCCGGACGCGCATGCCGGGCGCGTTCCCGACCGAGGGCGCGGAGGCGGTGGAGCGCCGCGCGGACCTGGAGCGGGCCCTGGCCGCGCTGCCCCGCCGGCAACGGGAGGTCGCGGTGTTTCGGTACTACCTGGACCTGGAGGTCGCCGAGGTCGCGGGGGCCCTGGGGATCCCGGAGGGAACGGTGAAGAGCGCCCTGCACCGGGCGCGAGCGTCGCTGGCCCGGGCGCTGCGGGAGCAAGACGAGACGGTCGTGGAGGTCGGCAATGACGCGAGTTGA
- a CDS encoding acyl-CoA carboxylase subunit beta yields MAKTEEERLRPPSVAERIEELHRRREEALSGGGPDAIQKQHARGKLTARERIDLLLDRGSFVETDQLTRHRVHEFGMEENRPYGDGVVTGWGTVDGRKVFVFSQDFTVFGGSLGEVMSEKICKIMDLATATGAPVIGINDSGGARIQEGATSLAGYGYVFDRNVRASGVIPQVSVIMGPCAGGAVYSPAITDFVYMVRDTSYMFITGPDVIKAVTGEDVTFEQLGGALTHATRSGVCQFVAEDEEDCLAQVRYLLSFLPSNNLEDPPSYAAEDDPERRDESLNEVVPASSREPYDMRAVIQKVVDGGEFYEVHPLYAMSILVGFARLDGRSIGVVANQPKVLAGTLDIESSEKAARFIRFCDAFNIPLVTFEDVPGFLPGTGQEYGGIIRHGAKLLYAFSEATVPKMTVITRKAYGGAYVVMNSKHLRADVCYAWPTAEIAVMGPEGAVNIVMRREIEAAEDKDAKRKELIADYERRFANPYVAAERGYVDAVIEPADTRAVLIKALRMLATKRESVPPRKHGNIPL; encoded by the coding sequence ATGGCGAAGACGGAGGAAGAACGGCTCCGGCCGCCCTCGGTGGCCGAGCGAATCGAGGAGCTGCACCGGCGCCGCGAGGAGGCCCTCTCCGGCGGCGGCCCCGACGCCATCCAGAAGCAGCACGCCCGCGGGAAGCTCACCGCGCGCGAGCGCATCGACCTGCTCCTGGACCGGGGCTCGTTCGTGGAGACCGACCAGCTGACCCGCCACCGCGTCCACGAGTTCGGGATGGAGGAGAACCGGCCCTACGGCGACGGCGTCGTCACCGGGTGGGGAACGGTGGACGGGCGCAAGGTGTTCGTGTTCTCCCAGGACTTCACGGTGTTCGGCGGGTCCCTGGGCGAGGTCATGTCCGAGAAGATCTGCAAGATCATGGACCTGGCCACGGCCACCGGGGCCCCGGTCATCGGCATCAACGACTCAGGGGGGGCCCGGATCCAGGAGGGCGCCACCTCGCTGGCCGGCTACGGCTACGTGTTCGACCGAAACGTCCGGGCGTCCGGGGTCATCCCGCAGGTCTCGGTGATCATGGGCCCCTGCGCCGGCGGCGCGGTGTACTCCCCCGCCATCACCGACTTCGTGTACATGGTCCGGGACACCTCGTACATGTTCATCACCGGGCCCGACGTCATCAAGGCCGTGACCGGAGAGGACGTCACGTTCGAGCAGCTGGGCGGCGCGCTCACCCACGCCACCCGGTCCGGCGTGTGCCAGTTCGTGGCGGAGGACGAGGAGGACTGCCTGGCGCAGGTGCGATACCTGCTGTCGTTCCTGCCTTCGAACAACCTGGAAGACCCGCCGTCGTACGCGGCCGAGGACGACCCGGAGCGCCGCGACGAGTCCCTGAACGAGGTGGTCCCGGCCTCGTCGCGCGAGCCGTACGACATGCGCGCGGTGATCCAGAAGGTGGTGGACGGCGGCGAGTTCTACGAGGTCCACCCGCTGTACGCCATGAGCATCCTGGTGGGGTTCGCCCGGCTGGACGGCCGCAGCATCGGCGTGGTGGCCAACCAGCCCAAGGTCCTGGCGGGGACGCTCGACATCGAGTCCAGCGAGAAAGCCGCCCGGTTCATCCGGTTCTGCGACGCGTTCAACATCCCGCTGGTGACCTTCGAGGACGTCCCCGGGTTCCTCCCCGGAACCGGCCAGGAGTACGGCGGGATCATCCGGCACGGAGCCAAGCTGCTGTACGCGTTCTCCGAGGCCACCGTGCCCAAGATGACCGTGATCACGCGCAAGGCCTACGGCGGCGCATACGTGGTCATGAACTCCAAGCACCTGCGGGCAGATGTCTGCTACGCGTGGCCGACGGCGGAGATCGCGGTGATGGGGCCGGAGGGCGCGGTCAACATCGTGATGCGGCGTGAGATCGAGGCGGCCGAGGACAAGGACGCCAAGCGCAAGGAGCTCATCGCCGACTACGAGCGCCGCTTCGCGAACCCGTACGTCGCCGCCGAGCGCGGCTACGTCGACGCCGTCATCGAGCCGGCCGATACGAGAGCCGTGCTGATCAAGGCGCTGCGGATGCTGGCCACCAAGCGCGAGTCCGTTCCCCCTCGCAAGCACGGGAACATCCCGCTGTGA
- a CDS encoding DUF2087 domain-containing protein — protein sequence MPDEILRALADPERLALAGLLARRDRTAAELAADLDLRLDRVRRHLKRLSGAGIVLGLPDRRTYRLATEALRRAAQEVGPPREPGLALGAVGEEEEAVLRRYFVGGRLREIPAKRAKRLAVLSRLALEFDVGVRYPERDVDAVLRRFHPDHASLRRFLVDEGFLSRRGGEYWRTRRPGRRVNMGTSAIPRRAPTDAR from the coding sequence ATGCCGGACGAGATCCTCCGGGCGCTGGCCGATCCGGAGCGCCTGGCCCTGGCGGGCCTGCTGGCCCGGCGGGACCGGACCGCGGCCGAGCTGGCCGCCGACCTCGACCTGCGGCTGGACCGGGTTCGCCGACACCTCAAGCGGCTGAGCGGAGCCGGGATCGTCCTCGGGCTGCCCGACCGCCGGACCTACCGCCTGGCCACCGAAGCGCTTCGCCGGGCGGCGCAGGAGGTCGGGCCGCCCCGCGAGCCGGGCCTGGCGCTGGGAGCGGTGGGCGAGGAGGAGGAAGCCGTCCTCCGGCGCTACTTCGTGGGCGGAAGGCTTCGCGAGATCCCCGCCAAGCGGGCCAAGCGCCTGGCCGTGCTGTCACGCCTCGCCCTGGAGTTCGACGTCGGCGTGCGCTACCCGGAGCGCGACGTGGACGCCGTGCTGCGGCGCTTCCACCCCGACCACGCGTCGCTTCGCCGCTTCCTGGTGGACGAAGGCTTCCTGTCGCGCCGGGGCGGCGAGTACTGGAGGACCCGGCGGCCCGGTCGACGTGTGAACATGGGGACGTCCGCGATTCCGCGCAGAGCGCCCACCGACGCACGCTAG
- a CDS encoding DUF296 domain-containing protein has protein sequence MKIFPSEDGKAALVRLERGSDMLQSLNEAAAKLGIHAGTVQAIGAVSELAVAYFVQEEKRYHDIRFPEHLEIGSALGNVSTKDGAPFVHMHVTATRIDGGTVGGHLTEGTKVFLIEAYFRALDGAVPVREQDDDIGLAVWR, from the coding sequence GTGAAGATCTTCCCGTCGGAGGACGGCAAGGCGGCCCTGGTCCGGCTGGAACGCGGCTCCGACATGCTCCAGTCGCTGAACGAGGCGGCGGCGAAGCTCGGGATCCACGCCGGCACGGTCCAGGCCATCGGCGCCGTGAGCGAGCTCGCCGTGGCCTACTTCGTCCAGGAGGAGAAGCGCTACCACGACATCCGGTTCCCGGAGCACCTGGAGATCGGGTCTGCCCTGGGGAACGTGTCGACGAAGGACGGGGCTCCGTTCGTGCACATGCACGTCACCGCGACCCGCATCGACGGGGGGACGGTGGGCGGCCACCTCACGGAGGGCACGAAGGTCTTCCTGATCGAGGCGTACTTCCGGGCCCTCGACGGCGCGGTGCCCGTTCGGGAGCAGGACGACGACATCGGGCTCGCCGTGTGGCGGTGA
- a CDS encoding PD-(D/E)XK nuclease family protein, protein MELTPVQERALRELILPGAARPPPPEVAEGLRARLGEAVGSLELPPALWLSKGRVAEHAACQGLFDATLAGEGPPFEHSVESAAGTLAHRSVYLDLASERVADVRTVVERAAIRLGDTDREFAPYWRGLDELDRAEHVAVASARLALFREAFPPLARSWQPVGEQMLIARVGAGLVLSGRPDLMLGRGARLLLDLKTGAARPVHAEDMRFYALLAALVFRRAPYRVATVFLESMEWQAEDVTEEVLRHAAERVAAAARTASELLSGSRAPELTPGPVCRWCPRSSSCPVSAARPLLATAGRVEPPANGTVSP, encoded by the coding sequence GTGGAACTTACCCCAGTCCAGGAGCGGGCCCTGCGGGAGCTGATCCTGCCGGGCGCGGCCCGGCCGCCTCCCCCGGAGGTCGCGGAGGGCCTGCGAGCTCGGTTGGGGGAGGCCGTCGGCTCGCTGGAGCTTCCGCCAGCCCTGTGGCTGTCGAAGGGGCGCGTGGCCGAGCATGCCGCCTGCCAGGGGCTGTTCGACGCGACCCTGGCGGGCGAGGGGCCGCCGTTCGAGCATTCGGTGGAGTCGGCCGCCGGCACGCTGGCGCACCGGTCCGTCTACCTCGACCTGGCCTCCGAGCGCGTAGCGGACGTCCGCACGGTGGTGGAGCGCGCGGCGATCCGGCTGGGCGACACCGACCGGGAGTTTGCGCCGTACTGGCGGGGCCTGGACGAGCTGGACCGGGCCGAGCACGTCGCGGTGGCGTCGGCCCGCCTGGCCCTGTTCCGGGAGGCGTTCCCGCCGCTGGCCCGGTCGTGGCAACCGGTGGGCGAACAGATGCTCATCGCCCGGGTCGGGGCCGGACTGGTCCTCTCCGGGAGGCCGGACCTCATGCTGGGTCGGGGGGCGAGGCTCCTGCTGGACCTGAAGACGGGCGCCGCCCGGCCGGTGCACGCCGAGGACATGCGCTTCTACGCCCTGCTGGCCGCGCTGGTGTTCCGCCGTGCCCCGTACCGGGTCGCCACCGTGTTCCTGGAATCGATGGAATGGCAGGCCGAGGACGTGACGGAGGAGGTCCTCCGGCACGCGGCGGAGCGGGTGGCGGCCGCGGCCCGAACCGCCTCCGAGCTGCTGTCGGGCAGCCGGGCACCGGAGCTCACTCCCGGGCCTGTCTGCCGGTGGTGCCCCCGGTCCTCGTCGTGTCCGGTCAGCGCGGCGCGACCGCTCCTGGCGACCGCCGGACGGGTCGAGCCCCCGGCGAACGGGACGGTGTCTCCCTGA